Sequence from the Paracoccus liaowanqingii genome:
CCGGTGAAGCACCTCCGGTGGCAGCTGATGGGGCGAATACGGAGACGACAACCGTTCCGATCCAGGATCCTGCCGGCACTCCAGCCAACTGATCTTGTCAGTCAAGTTAATCGCTACTCCTGGGTCCAACGCGCCGGCGTTGGGCGTATTTCTGATGTCCGTCATTAAAAAAACGTAAGGCCCGGTCATCTGGCACAATGTCGGGCTTCGGCAGCGCGTAGCGCATGCACAAATCACATTGGGACGCCCCCCCGGATGCAGTATCCTCGTCATCGATAAGCTCGCATCCCGCACCGTGGCTCACCCGTCAAGCATCATCCACGACCACCAATCTGGCCAACAGCCAGACTGAGAAGCTGGAGAACAGCATGGATGCCCACCAGTTCAAGGCCGCCATCGGGGGGATGTCGGAGGCCAATACTCGTGAGATCCTCGACCCACTCGACCGGGCGCGCGCGCATGCGATGCTGCTGCGGATCAGACTGCGCCTTCCGGAACGCGCCGCATTCGGAGCGATTGCAGAGGATCTGGACTACGCCTTGAGCATTATCCCCCGGGTTGTCACCTCTATAGCATGCCGCCGAGATCAAGGATGGGTGAGAACGGCGGTGCAAAAATCGGCCACGGTAGCGGCGGGATGATCCCAAACCATTCCGAAGATCGACGGTGACCACCAGCGTCACCACCGGCCGCGCGCTACGCTACGCCGGAGCTCCGCGCGCGGCCTCTTACACCAACTGCTGGGACATGGCCCAGCAACCGATCCCCGTGGGCGCCGGCACCCGCTGATCGATCATCGCATCATGGGGGGCTTCTGGGCCGCTTGCCGATACAATCGTGCCCGCTTGTGTCGGCCGCCTGTCAGCTCTCAGAGCAACCAAAGCACAACCCCGATGGCCGTGATGCCCGCCGAGAGAAGCACGATCAGGACTGTGATCCGACCACCGGGTTGCAGTCGCGCCATGTGGGTTGTCAGTCTGCGCCGAGATTTGCGGTTCTCCAGCCAGGCACTCAGGAAGATCAGCTGCGCGGCGAGCAAGAATACGGTTGCGGCGACCTTTGGAACCCAAGTGGGTTGAAAAAGACCGAAGACGGCGTGGAGGCCAATAGCCACGCCTGCAGTCGCCAAACCTGTGCGGATCCAGCCCGAGAACGTCCGCTCGACCGCCAGGATCGTCCGATCTTCAGCGAGGTCCGTACGGTCTTCGGCAAGCTGTTCCTTGGGGGCCATAGCTTAATCCTAGGCGCCGTAATGTAGGCATTCAAGGAGCTCTGGAGTGGCCCTCGACGGAAAAAACCCAGACAACACGTCGGGGCACACGCGTGGCTTTATGGCATCGACCTGTTGGAGACTGAACCGGGGAGGAATGTGTCCGCAACACTTGTCATCGCAATCAGTTGCTGCAACGCCCACTGTGTGCACAGGGCCAATGGCAGGTACGGCAGCATTGCCGCAACCTGTAACGCCCGGCCTAAAAGACTAGATGCCTTGATGGTTTCCCCCCGCTAGGCGGCGGCATGATCATACCATTGAAGAAATGGGGTGCATTGGGCGCAACGGGGTATTTAGAAAGCTCCTTGTTGATCCCCCGAACTCGCCAAGGGGAGACCAAAGGGACACAAAACTACCCTTTGAAAAAAGGGTCGGGAGGGAGGGGATGTATCGATCGCGCTGACACTGGCCCCGTTTCAGTACATTCACTTTGTATGCTTCTCGCCAGGCTGCCATCGAGGTCCGGGAGCCTTGTCGGATCCGGCAGGCCAGCCCTCTCGTTGCGCGCGGCGATCTCCGTCGGTTTGCTCCGTCTGATCGTGCCATAAATGCACCTCGGTGGGAAAAGGCATGTCTATGCCGGCGGCATTCAAAGCCTTGCAGGCCTCAACAATGACTCGCCCTCGAGTGTTAATGACGCTGGCTTGGTCGGGCCTGGTCCACCAGCGTAAGCGGATGGTATTTTGATAGGCGTCGATACCGACCGGGATGGCCTCTGGTGTAGGATCCGCCAAAACCCCCTCGCAGTTTTTCGCTACCTTGATGAGGAGTTGCATGGCCTTCTCCCAGTCATCGCTGCAGCCGATGCCGATATCATATTCGGAGCGACGCAAATCAAATGCCGTATTGACCGTGAAGGTGCCCGTATAGATCTGTGAATTGGGGATCACCACGCGGCGGCCGTCATAGGTCTTGATGTAGGTAGCCCGCGTTTCAATGTCTTCGACCGTGCCTTCGAACCCGCTCACGGCGATCTGATCTCCGACACGGAAGGGTTGGCGCAAGAGGATGAGAACGCCGGAAAGTAGGTTTTGCAGAATGTCCTTGAAGGCAAAGCCGATCGCAACGGAGCCAATCCCAAGACCGGAGAGTAGGTCCCCGGGTCGAAGCGAAGGCAGAACGATAGTCGCGGCCAGTAGAAAACCAAGGACCATAATTGACCACCGGAAGAGCTATGGCCGATTTTGGGTGATGGGGTCTGAGAAGGCGGCGTATCGTGGTGGGTGTCAAAGCCTGCCAGAACCTCCCGAAGGAGCGATACGCCTTGGAAGATGATATCACGATCACCCCGCTTCACCAGCCCGGATCTGTCGTTGATCCACTCACCGAGATTGCACGCGACGGCGCCCGGCAGATGCTGGCAGCGGCACTCAGGGCTGAGGCCGCGAGTTTTGTCGCGCAGTTTGCTGAGGAGCGCCTGCCCGATGGCAGGCAGCGCGTTGTCCACCACGGCACCGGCCCTGAGCGGAACATCCAGACCGGGATCGGCCCTATCCCGGTGCAGAGACAGAAGGTGCGCGACCGGGCAGCTGATGCGCCGCCGGAGGACAAGATCCGGTTCAATTCGCGCATTCTTCCGAAGTGGGCGCGCCGTTCGCCTAGCCTTGATGCTCTGCTTCCGGTCCTCTACTTGCGCGGCGTCTCGACTGGAGACTTCCAGGAGGCTCTGAGCGCGCTGGTCGGTCCGGATGCGCCCAACCTGTCGCCAGGAGCGATCTCGCGGCTCACGGGCGAGTGGCAAGCAGAACATGACCGCTGGCAACGCCGAAACCTCTCGGCCCGGCGCTACGTCTATGTCTGGGCCGACGGCGTGTATCTGCAGGCCCGGATGGAGCCGCAGGCCGAGTGCATGCTGGTGATCATCGGGGCGACGCCGGAAGGGAAGAAGGAGCTGCTGGGGTTCCAGGTTGGGGTCCGCGAGAGCGCGCAGAGCTGGCATGAACTGCTGGTCGACCTCAGGGCCCGCGGCCTCTCGGCGCCACCGGACCTCGCGGTCGGAGATGGTGCCCTTGGCTTCTGGAAGGCGCTGGATGAGATCTTCCCCGACACGCGCCACCAACGCTGTTGGACCCACAAGGTGTCCAACGTCCTGAACAAGCTTCCGAAGTCGATGCACCCGGCGGTGAAGACTGACCTGCGGGAGATCTGGCAAGCCGCGACCCGCGCGGCGGCAGAGACCGCCGTCAATACCTTCGTCGAGAAGTATGGCGTGAAATACGAGAAAGCCGTCGCCTGCCTGACCAAGGATCGAGAGGCACTGCTGGCCTTCTACGACTTCCCGGCCGCTCACTGGGACCACCTGCGCACGTCCAACCCGATCGAGAGCGTCTTCGCGACCGTCCGCCATCGCACCGTCCGAACCAAAGGCGCGTTGTCTCAGAAGACAGCGAAGCTGATGGTGTTCAAGCTGGTTCAGGCCGCAGCGAAGAAATGGCGACGACTGAAGGGCGCAAACCAGTTGCCTCTCGTCGTCGAAGGCGTCAAGTTCACTGACGGTGTCGCCGAGCAGGACGCCAACGAAAGCCGCGCCGCTTGATCAGGCCGCGTCACCCAAAATCCCGCATAGCTCACACCGGAAAAGCGCAGCCCCGACATTCGCAAGCGCCGGTCGTCCGCGACGGGCCAGGGTTTGCGTAACTGCATAACTCAGCAAGCGAGCCAAGAGATAAAAAACAACAAGCAAGAGCGCCGCAGCAATAAGGTTTGGCACGAGGCGGATCAGGCCGTTGATCCAACCCTCCACCTTGTCGAGGATCGTCCCGATATCTGCCCGAACGTCTATGATCTCTTCCATAACTTTCCTTTATAGAATTTTTTGTGCAGGCGGGGTGGTTCCTCTTCTGAGGTGCGACAAGCCATCATTTGCTGCTTTCGCAGATCGAGGAGCATCCCCTCGACATCGCA
This genomic interval carries:
- a CDS encoding YidH family protein → MAPKEQLAEDRTDLAEDRTILAVERTFSGWIRTGLATAGVAIGLHAVFGLFQPTWVPKVAATVFLLAAQLIFLSAWLENRKSRRRLTTHMARLQPGGRITVLIVLLSAGITAIGVVLWLL
- a CDS encoding mechanosensitive ion channel family protein, giving the protein MVLGFLLAATIVLPSLRPGDLLSGLGIGSVAIGFAFKDILQNLLSGVLILLRQPFRVGDQIAVSGFEGTVEDIETRATYIKTYDGRRVVIPNSQIYTGTFTVNTAFDLRRSEYDIGIGCSDDWEKAMQLLIKVAKNCEGVLADPTPEAIPVGIDAYQNTIRLRWWTRPDQASVINTRGRVIVEACKALNAAGIDMPFPTEVHLWHDQTEQTDGDRRAQREGWPAGSDKAPGPRWQPGEKHTK
- a CDS encoding IS256 family transposase yields the protein MEDDITITPLHQPGSVVDPLTEIARDGARQMLAAALRAEAASFVAQFAEERLPDGRQRVVHHGTGPERNIQTGIGPIPVQRQKVRDRAADAPPEDKIRFNSRILPKWARRSPSLDALLPVLYLRGVSTGDFQEALSALVGPDAPNLSPGAISRLTGEWQAEHDRWQRRNLSARRYVYVWADGVYLQARMEPQAECMLVIIGATPEGKKELLGFQVGVRESAQSWHELLVDLRARGLSAPPDLAVGDGALGFWKALDEIFPDTRHQRCWTHKVSNVLNKLPKSMHPAVKTDLREIWQAATRAAAETAVNTFVEKYGVKYEKAVACLTKDREALLAFYDFPAAHWDHLRTSNPIESVFATVRHRTVRTKGALSQKTAKLMVFKLVQAAAKKWRRLKGANQLPLVVEGVKFTDGVAEQDANESRAA
- a CDS encoding mechanosensitive ion channel family protein, with protein sequence MEEIIDVRADIGTILDKVEGWINGLIRLVPNLIAAALLLVVFYLLARLLSYAVTQTLARRGRPALANVGAALFRCELCGILGDAA